In Panicum virgatum strain AP13 chromosome 4N, P.virgatum_v5, whole genome shotgun sequence, a single window of DNA contains:
- the LOC120670572 gene encoding L-ascorbate oxidase-like — MRLPLLAAVCCALLASAARPHCAAAAKARHFKWEISNMFWSPDCEEKVVIGINGQFPGPTIRARAGDTIHVELKNALHTEGVVIHWHGIRQIGTPWMDGTAAISQCAINPEETFTYRFVVDKPGTYFYHGHYGMQRAAGLYGSLIVDVAEGEEEPFKYDGELNLLLSDWYHESIHTQMVALSSKPLRWIGEPQSLLINGRGQFNCSMAAAHTPGATQCAAVNRQCAPVVLPVQPNKTYRLRVASTTSLASLNLAIGNHKMTVVEADGNYVDPFAADDIDIYSGDSYSVLLTTDQDPSSNYWVSVGVRGRLPKTAPALAVLNYRPNRASKLPALAPPVTPAWDDYEHSKAFTFRIRARAGTPPPPATADRRIELLNTQNRMDGRTKWSINNVSMVLPATPYLGSLKLGLKSTLAAARPAETFSRGYDVRQPPANPNTTAGDNVYVLAYNTTVDVVLQNANALAHNVSEVHPWHLHGHDFWVLGYGEGPYRGDAADEARLNLRDPPLRNTAVIFPYGWTALRFVADNPGVWAFHCHIEPHLHMGMGVVFAEAVDRVGKVPKEAVSCGATASALMNGDHL, encoded by the exons ATGAGGCTTCCTCTGCTGGCCGCGGTGTGCTGCGCCCTCCTGgcgagcgccgcccggccgcattgcgccgcggcggcgaaggccCGGCACTTCAAGTGGGAGATCAGCAACATGTTCTGGTCGCCGGACTGCGAGGAGAAGGTGGTGATCGGCATCAACGGGCAGTTCCCCGGCCCGACcatccgcgcccgcgccggcgacaCCATCCACGTCGAGCTCAAGAACGCTCTCCACACCGAGGGCGTCGTCATCCACTGGCACGGCATCAGACAG ATCGGGACGCCGTGGATGGACGGCACGGCGGCGATCTCCCAGTGCGCCATCAACCCTGAAGAAACCTTCACCTACCGCTTCGTCGTCGACAAG CCGGGGACGTACTTCTACCACGGGCACTACGGGATGCAGAGGGCGGCGGGGCTGTACGGGTCGCTGATCGTCGACGTGgccgagggggaggaggagccgtTCAAGTACGACGGCGAGCTCAACCTGCTGCTCAGCGACTGGTACCACGAGAGCATCCACACCCAGATGGTCGCCCTCTCCTCCAAGCCCTTGAGGTGGATCGGCGAGCCGCAG TCTCTGCTGATCAATGGCAGGGGACAGTTCAACTGCTCCATGGCCGCGGCGCACACGCCGGGCGCCACGCAGTGCGCCGCCGTCAACCGGCAGTGCGCGCCGGTGGTCCTCCCCGTGCAGCCGAACAAGACCTACAGGCTCCGGGTGGCGAGCACCACCTCGCTGGCTTCTCTCAACCTGGCAATCGGT AATCACAAGATGACGGTGGTGGAGGCCGACGGCAACTACGTGGACCCGTTCGCCGCCGACGACATCGACATCTACTCCGGCGACAGCTACTCCGTCCTCCTGACGACGGACCAGGACCCGTCGTCCAACTACTGGGTCAGCGTCGGCGTGCGCGGCCGGCTGCCGaagacggcgccggcgctggccgtGCTCAACTACCGCCCGAACCGCGCGTCCAAGCTGCCGGCGCTCGCGCCGCCGGTCACGCCGGCGTGGGACGACTACGAGCACAGCAAGGCGTTCACGTTCCGgatccgcgcgcgcgccgggacgcccccgccgccggcgacggcggaccGCCGCATCGAGCTGCTCAACACGCAGAACCGGATGGACGGGCGCACCAAGTGGTCCATCAACAACGTGTCCATGGTGCTGCCGGCGACGCCGTACCTGGGGTCCCTGAAGCTGGGGCTCAAGTCGAcgctcgccgcggcgcggccggcggagaCGTTCAGCCGGGGGTACGACGTGCGGCAGCCGCCGGCGAACCCGAACACGACGGCGGGGGACAACGTGTACGTGCTGGCGTACAACACCACCGTGGACGTGGTGCTCCAGAACGCCAACGCGCTGGCGCACAACGTGAGCGAGGTGCACCCGTGGCACCTCCACGGGCACGACTTCTGGGTGCTCGGCTACGGCGAGGGGCCCTACCGCGGGGACGCCGCCGACGAGGCGCGGCTCAACCTCCGGGACCCGCCGCTGCGGAACACGGCGGTGATCTTCCCGTACGGGTGGACGGCGCTCCGGTTCGTGGCGGACAACCCCGGCGTGTGGGCGTTCCACTGCCACATCGAGCCGCACCTGCACATGGGCATGGGTGTCGTCTTCGCCGAGGCCGTCGACCGCGTCGGCAAGGTGCCCAAGGAGGCCGTGTCCTGCGGTGCCACGGCCAGCGCCCTCATGAACGGCGACCACCTGTGA